A single window of Mycobacterium sp. ITM-2016-00318 DNA harbors:
- a CDS encoding TM0106 family RecB-like putative nuclease → MFVVDDRVIYSASDLAAAARCEYALLRSFDARLDWGPPVAVEDELLARTAELGGDHEQRHLGELRLLSPDNVAIIGRPGYTVGGLTAAAQATMDAVERRAPLIYQAAMFDGRFVGFADFLLLHGQRYRLRDTKLARSVKVEALLQLAAYADTLSKAGVPVAPEVELVLGDGVTASYRVDELLPVYGPRRAALQQLLDDHLACGKPVTWEDEDVRACFRCPECAIQVREHDDLLLVAGMRASQRARLIDAGITTISGLAEHDGSVPELSDRTVTSLSAQARLQLAPRVDGKPPYEVADAQPLMVLPEPDKGDLFFDFEGDPLWTADGREWGLEYLFGVLDIADEFRPLWAHDRADERKALRDFLTMVRKRRKRYPSMHIYHYAPYEKTALLRLAGRYGVGEDEVDDLLRNGVLVDLYPLVRKSIRVGTENYSLKSLEPLYMGGQLRTGDVTTATDSITQYAKYCELRATGRDDEAAVMLKEIEEYNRYDCTSTRKLRDWLICRAIDSAVPPVGALAVQDGVAIEDDDELARRLAKFVGDDPAGRRPEQTAVAMLSAARGYHRREDKPFWWGHFDRLNNPVDEWGDCTDVFIAEHAEVDTEWNMPPKARKLQRRVRLAGTIAAGELSRSMYALYEPPSPAGLTDDTERRAFGAVSVVDCDDPAAPTEVTVVEREPKNGGPFHQLPFALTPGPPIPTGPLRDAIEATATDIAAGLPHLPPSPVIDILLRHPPRIRSGRPLPRGADVAESITAALLDLDSSYLAVHGPPGTGKTFTAAAVIHRLVTESRWRIGVVAQSHAVVENLFRDVIGAGVDPSLVAKKKHGAGANWQEIDEKEYPGFIADHDGCVVGGTSWDFANAGRVPRGSLDLLVVEEAGQFCLANTIAVASAATNLLLLGDPQQLPQVSQGTHPEPVDTSALGWLIDGRHTLPPELGYFLDLSYRMHPDLCAAVSRLSYDDRLRSVDEVTAARRLDGHQPGVRVLTVEHDGNSTDSPEEADAIVTEIGGLIGASWTDEHGTRTLTQDDVLIVTPYNAQVVLLRERLVAAGLHSVRAGTVDKFQGQQAPVVFVSMTASSIDDVPRGIAFLLNRNRLNVAVSRAKYLCVIVRSPLLTEYLPATPDRLIELGAFLSLASCGHPLR, encoded by the coding sequence GTGTTCGTCGTCGACGATCGAGTGATCTACAGCGCCTCCGACCTCGCAGCCGCGGCTCGCTGCGAGTACGCGCTGCTGCGCTCTTTCGACGCACGCCTCGACTGGGGGCCGCCGGTCGCCGTCGAGGACGAATTGCTCGCGCGCACCGCAGAACTCGGCGGTGACCACGAGCAGCGGCACCTCGGGGAGCTCCGCCTGCTGTCGCCGGACAACGTCGCGATCATCGGGCGGCCCGGCTATACCGTCGGTGGCCTCACCGCCGCCGCACAGGCGACCATGGACGCGGTCGAGCGGCGCGCGCCGCTCATCTATCAGGCGGCGATGTTCGACGGCCGTTTCGTGGGGTTCGCCGACTTTCTCCTGCTCCACGGGCAGCGCTACCGGCTGCGCGATACGAAGCTCGCGCGCTCGGTGAAGGTGGAGGCCCTGCTGCAGCTCGCCGCCTACGCCGACACGCTGTCGAAGGCGGGCGTTCCGGTGGCGCCGGAGGTCGAGCTGGTGCTCGGCGACGGCGTCACCGCCAGCTACCGCGTCGACGAACTGCTGCCGGTGTACGGACCACGCCGCGCCGCCCTGCAGCAGCTGCTCGACGATCACCTGGCCTGCGGCAAGCCGGTGACTTGGGAGGACGAAGATGTCCGTGCGTGCTTCCGGTGTCCGGAGTGCGCGATTCAGGTTCGCGAACACGATGACCTGCTTCTGGTCGCAGGTATGCGCGCCAGCCAGCGCGCTCGCCTGATCGACGCGGGCATCACCACCATCAGCGGGCTGGCCGAGCACGACGGCTCTGTGCCCGAGCTGTCGGACCGCACCGTCACATCGCTGTCGGCGCAGGCCCGGCTGCAGCTCGCGCCACGCGTCGACGGCAAGCCGCCCTATGAAGTCGCCGACGCGCAACCCCTGATGGTGCTGCCCGAGCCCGACAAGGGCGACCTGTTCTTCGATTTCGAGGGCGACCCGCTGTGGACGGCCGACGGTCGCGAGTGGGGATTGGAGTATCTGTTCGGCGTGCTCGACATCGCCGATGAGTTCCGGCCGCTGTGGGCGCACGACCGTGCCGACGAGCGAAAAGCGCTGCGCGACTTCCTGACGATGGTGCGCAAACGCCGCAAGCGGTATCCGAGCATGCACATCTATCACTACGCGCCGTACGAGAAGACGGCGCTGCTGCGGCTCGCCGGACGCTACGGAGTCGGCGAGGACGAGGTGGACGATCTGCTGCGTAACGGCGTACTCGTCGACCTCTATCCGCTGGTGCGCAAGAGCATCAGGGTCGGCACCGAGAACTACAGCCTGAAGTCGCTCGAACCGCTGTACATGGGCGGTCAGCTGCGCACCGGCGACGTGACGACGGCGACCGATTCGATCACCCAGTACGCGAAATACTGCGAGCTGCGCGCCACCGGACGCGACGACGAGGCGGCGGTCATGTTGAAGGAGATCGAGGAATACAACCGGTACGACTGCACGTCGACGCGCAAGCTGCGGGACTGGCTGATCTGCCGGGCTATCGACTCCGCGGTGCCGCCCGTCGGCGCGCTGGCCGTCCAGGATGGCGTGGCCATCGAAGACGACGACGAGCTGGCCCGCAGACTGGCGAAGTTCGTCGGCGACGACCCGGCCGGTCGCCGGCCGGAACAGACTGCGGTGGCGATGCTTTCGGCTGCACGCGGTTATCACCGCCGCGAGGACAAGCCGTTCTGGTGGGGCCACTTCGACCGGCTGAACAATCCGGTCGACGAATGGGGGGACTGCACCGACGTCTTCATCGCCGAGCACGCCGAGGTCGACACCGAATGGAACATGCCGCCGAAGGCGCGCAAGCTGCAACGTCGGGTGCGCCTCGCCGGAACCATCGCAGCGGGTGAGCTGAGCAGGTCGATGTATGCGCTCTACGAGCCACCCTCCCCCGCGGGATTGACCGATGACACCGAACGAAGGGCGTTCGGGGCGGTCTCCGTCGTCGACTGCGACGACCCCGCCGCGCCGACCGAGGTCACCGTCGTCGAACGGGAACCCAAGAACGGCGGACCCTTTCATCAACTGCCCTTCGCGCTGACACCGGGACCGCCGATTCCGACCGGTCCCCTGCGCGATGCCATCGAGGCGACGGCAACCGACATCGCAGCGGGTCTGCCGCATCTGCCGCCGAGCCCGGTCATCGACATTCTGCTGCGCCACCCACCGCGCATCCGCAGCGGCCGACCGCTGCCACGTGGTGCCGATGTCGCCGAGTCGATCACGGCGGCGCTGCTCGATCTCGACTCGTCCTACCTTGCCGTGCACGGCCCGCCCGGCACTGGTAAGACCTTCACCGCGGCCGCCGTCATCCATCGGCTCGTCACCGAAAGCCGTTGGCGCATCGGCGTCGTCGCCCAGTCCCACGCCGTCGTCGAAAATCTGTTCCGCGACGTGATCGGTGCAGGAGTCGATCCGTCGCTGGTGGCCAAGAAGAAGCACGGCGCCGGGGCGAATTGGCAGGAGATCGACGAGAAGGAGTATCCGGGGTTCATCGCAGACCATGACGGCTGCGTCGTCGGCGGCACCTCGTGGGACTTCGCCAACGCCGGCCGGGTGCCGCGCGGCAGCCTGGACCTCCTCGTCGTCGAAGAGGCCGGCCAGTTCTGCCTGGCGAACACCATCGCGGTGGCGTCGGCCGCGACGAACCTTCTCCTGCTCGGTGATCCCCAACAGCTGCCGCAGGTTAGCCAGGGCACCCATCCGGAACCGGTTGATACGTCTGCGCTGGGCTGGTTGATCGACGGCAGGCACACGCTGCCGCCCGAACTCGGATACTTCCTCGACCTGTCCTATCGCATGCACCCCGATCTATGCGCGGCGGTGTCGCGACTGTCCTACGACGACCGGCTGCGCTCCGTCGACGAGGTCACCGCGGCGCGCAGGCTCGACGGGCACCAGCCGGGGGTGCGGGTGCTGACCGTAGAACATGACGGCAACTCGACCGACAGTCCTGAAGAGGCGGACGCCATCGTCACCGAGATCGGCGGGCTGATCGGCGCGTCGTGGACAGACGAGCACGGCACTCGGACACTGACACAGGACGACGTTTTGATCGTCACCCCGTACAACGCTCAGGTTGTGTTGCTGCGCGAACGACTCGTCGCGGCCGGACTCCACTCCGTCCGCGCCGGCACCGTGGACAAGTTCCAGGGCCAGCAGGCGCCGGTGGTCTTCGTGTCGATGACCGCGTCGTCCATCGATGACGTCCCACGTGGAATCGCGTTCCTGCTCAACCGCAATCGGCTCAACGTCGCCGTGAGCCGGGCAAAGTACCTGTGCGTCATCGTACGCTCGCCGCTGCTGACCGAGTACCTGCCCGCCACACCGGATCGGCTGATCGAATTGGGTGCGTTCCTGTCGCTCGCGTCGTGTGGTCACCCTCTCCGATGA
- a CDS encoding FAD-binding oxidoreductase: MTEPLSDRLAEIVGATHVSADPDVLDSRIVDHTGRYRGQASVLVRPGSAEEIAAVLGVCRTAGVHVTVQGGRTSLVAGTVPEHDDVLLSTERLTDIGEVDAVERRIQVGAGVTLAAVQRAAIKAGLVFGVDIAARDSATVGGMASTNAGGLRTVRYGNMGEQVIGLDVVLPDGSIVARHSHVRQDNTGYDLASLFVGAEGTLGVITGLDLRLHPTPTNRVTAVCGFADLDDLVAAGREFRDMDGIAALELIDSRASDLTAEHLGVAAPVEGAWQLLIELAADTDQTEQLADALEHARLTGEPAVGVDVNSQQRLWQVRESVAEVLGLYGPPLKFDVSLPLSAIATFARESGELIAEHAPDAIPVLFGHIGEGNLHLNVLRCALDGDREAALYSAMMTLIARRGGNVSSEHGVGSRKRNYMSMSRTDADIAAMRAVKKAFDPAGYLNPAVLFD; the protein is encoded by the coding sequence ATGACCGAACCGCTGAGCGACCGCCTCGCTGAGATCGTCGGCGCGACGCACGTGAGCGCCGATCCCGATGTGCTCGACAGTCGCATCGTCGACCACACCGGCCGGTACCGCGGGCAGGCCAGCGTTCTCGTCAGACCCGGCAGCGCCGAAGAGATCGCCGCTGTACTCGGCGTCTGCCGGACGGCTGGTGTGCACGTCACCGTGCAAGGCGGCCGCACCTCCTTGGTCGCGGGAACGGTTCCCGAACACGACGACGTACTGCTGTCCACCGAGCGGCTGACCGATATAGGTGAGGTCGACGCGGTCGAACGGCGCATTCAAGTGGGCGCGGGCGTCACCCTGGCGGCAGTCCAGCGGGCAGCGATCAAGGCCGGCCTGGTGTTCGGCGTCGACATCGCCGCGCGCGACTCCGCCACCGTCGGCGGCATGGCGTCGACCAACGCCGGCGGACTGCGCACCGTGCGTTACGGCAACATGGGCGAGCAGGTGATCGGCCTCGATGTGGTGCTTCCCGACGGATCGATCGTGGCGCGGCACAGCCACGTTCGGCAGGACAACACCGGCTACGACCTCGCATCGCTGTTCGTCGGCGCCGAAGGCACGCTCGGCGTGATCACCGGATTGGATCTGCGCCTGCACCCGACCCCGACGAACAGGGTGACCGCGGTCTGCGGTTTCGCCGACCTCGACGATCTCGTCGCCGCAGGCCGTGAGTTCCGCGATATGGACGGCATCGCCGCTCTGGAGTTGATCGACTCCCGCGCAAGCGATCTGACCGCCGAGCACTTGGGTGTCGCCGCGCCGGTCGAAGGTGCCTGGCAGTTGTTGATCGAACTCGCCGCGGACACCGACCAGACCGAGCAGTTGGCCGATGCGCTGGAACATGCGCGGCTCACCGGGGAGCCCGCGGTGGGCGTCGACGTCAACTCCCAGCAGCGCCTGTGGCAGGTGCGCGAATCCGTCGCAGAGGTTCTCGGCCTCTACGGGCCGCCGCTGAAATTCGATGTGTCGTTGCCGTTGTCGGCCATCGCGACGTTCGCGCGCGAGTCCGGTGAGCTGATCGCCGAACACGCACCCGATGCCATCCCTGTGCTGTTCGGCCACATCGGCGAGGGCAACCTACACCTCAATGTGCTGCGTTGCGCCCTCGACGGCGATCGTGAGGCCGCGCTGTATTCCGCGATGATGACGCTGATCGCCCGGCGCGGCGGCAACGTCAGCTCCGAACACGGCGTCGGCAGCCGCAAACGCAATTACATGAGTATGTCGCGCACGGACGCCGACATCGCGGCGATGCGCGCGGTCAAGAAAGCGTTCGACCCCGCCGGATATCTCAACCCCGCCGTACTGTTCGACTAG